Proteins found in one Lutimonas zeaxanthinifaciens genomic segment:
- a CDS encoding 5-carboxymethyl-2-hydroxymuconate Delta-isomerase, giving the protein MPHFVLDCSENIIKMKSPKEIIQKVYDTAESTELFDKGDIKVRINPFEFYTIGNTKDDFIHIFANIMEGRSVSEKRNLSEKIISELKLMFPEVPIISINIRDFEKATYCNRSMV; this is encoded by the coding sequence ATGCCACACTTTGTACTTGATTGCTCTGAAAACATCATAAAGATGAAATCTCCAAAAGAAATTATTCAAAAAGTTTATGACACGGCAGAATCAACTGAACTTTTTGACAAAGGAGATATTAAGGTAAGAATCAATCCTTTTGAATTTTATACTATAGGAAATACCAAAGATGACTTTATACATATATTTGCGAATATAATGGAAGGGCGGTCTGTTTCTGAAAAAAGGAATCTATCCGAAAAAATCATCTCTGAATTGAAATTAATGTTTCCTGAAGTTCCAATTATTTCAATCAATATCAGGGATTTTGAAAAAGCAACTTACTGTAACAGATCCATGGTATAG
- a CDS encoding alpha/beta hydrolase family protein: MRYYLTLLLAFFCFNHVFCQTESNLFEYNNKTNRTGVIVQSREIDSVTLFEKVVLDGFDSKIPFYHYVNKRKVKNKYVFLLHGLGDSKEDWVSPSEPYLAWSRNTTSIKDSLLTLGYNLIIPDAKFHGERSYELDFRPPESLPPVISRNVNDSQLFKTMMTSTVKDLRIIMDYIQNRNSNPDQSFGVLGYSMGGNIAIVLSASDDRISCVVACVPPINLPARGMESFNWPKEIIQGQIDITPMKYGTLQSAPIILLMGKKDYFSTEEEVSGFYEQVGIKEKELKYFDSGHILPDAYKIDAIRWMIDYNN; this comes from the coding sequence ATGAGATATTATCTGACCTTACTTTTAGCTTTTTTTTGTTTTAATCATGTATTCTGTCAAACTGAATCTAATTTATTTGAGTACAACAATAAGACAAACAGGACAGGAGTTATTGTACAGAGCCGGGAAATAGATTCTGTTACCCTCTTTGAGAAGGTGGTCCTTGATGGTTTTGATTCCAAAATACCTTTTTATCACTACGTAAATAAGAGAAAGGTCAAGAATAAATATGTATTCTTACTTCATGGTTTAGGTGATTCCAAAGAAGATTGGGTGTCTCCGTCAGAACCATATCTTGCCTGGAGCAGGAATACTACTTCAATAAAAGATTCTCTATTGACACTTGGTTATAATTTGATCATTCCTGATGCCAAATTTCATGGTGAAAGAAGTTATGAACTGGATTTCAGACCCCCGGAATCCTTACCGCCCGTCATATCAAGAAATGTCAATGATAGCCAGCTTTTTAAAACAATGATGACATCAACAGTTAAGGATTTAAGGATCATTATGGATTATATCCAAAATCGTAATTCGAATCCTGACCAATCTTTTGGAGTTCTTGGATATAGCATGGGTGGTAATATTGCTATTGTATTAAGTGCTTCTGACGATCGAATATCCTGTGTTGTTGCATGTGTCCCACCAATTAACTTACCCGCCAGGGGAATGGAATCCTTTAATTGGCCCAAAGAGATAATTCAAGGACAAATTGATATTACACCTATGAAATATGGAACATTGCAATCTGCTCCCATCATTCTACTGATGGGTAAAAAGGATTATTTTTCCACGGAAGAGGAGGTGTCAGGATTCTATGAACAAGTGGGAATAAAAGAAAAAGAATTGAAATATTTTGACTCTGGCCATATTCTGCCTGATGCATATAAAATTGACGCGATTCGGTGGATGATTGATTACAACAATTAG
- a CDS encoding nuclear transport factor 2 family protein, whose amino-acid sequence MKPKELIKKWVETFNEGNADKISDFYHHDAINHQVSNKPVVGKKAIREMFEHEFNQAEMTCIIENIFEDKDWGILEWKDPLGLRGCGFFKIDNGKIKFQRGYWDKLSFLRMHKLPIPRE is encoded by the coding sequence ATGAAACCTAAAGAATTAATTAAAAAGTGGGTTGAAACTTTTAATGAGGGAAATGCAGATAAGATTTCTGATTTTTACCACCATGATGCCATCAATCATCAAGTCTCCAATAAGCCTGTTGTAGGGAAAAAAGCGATTCGGGAAATGTTTGAACATGAATTTAATCAAGCGGAAATGACTTGTATTATTGAAAATATTTTTGAGGATAAAGATTGGGGAATATTAGAATGGAAGGACCCTTTAGGACTTCGTGGATGTGGGTTTTTTAAAATTGACAATGGCAAGATCAAATTTCAAAGAGGATATTGGGACAAATTATCGTTTTTGAGGATGCATAAACTCCCGATTCCGAGAGAATGA
- a CDS encoding VOC family protein, translating into MKENKAVIIPTLRYKNPQMAIDWLCKAFGFEKHLIVEGENKTITHAQLVYGNSMIMLGADNGNEYDNLVKTPESLKGTNTQAPYILVEKIDEHYERAVATGAKILIDIKDEEYGGRGYTCQDTEQYIWNFGSYDPWTANEF; encoded by the coding sequence ATGAAAGAAAATAAAGCCGTCATTATCCCGACTTTGCGATACAAAAATCCACAAATGGCAATTGACTGGTTGTGCAAGGCTTTCGGATTTGAAAAACACTTGATCGTTGAAGGAGAGAATAAAACCATTACCCATGCGCAACTGGTCTATGGTAATTCTATGATTATGCTAGGTGCTGACAATGGGAACGAATATGATAATCTTGTAAAAACCCCAGAAAGCCTGAAGGGAACTAACACTCAGGCACCTTATATTCTTGTTGAGAAAATAGATGAGCATTATGAGAGGGCCGTTGCTACCGGTGCAAAGATTTTAATAGACATTAAAGATGAAGAATACGGCGGACGTGGCTATACTTGCCAGGATACTGAACAGTATATTTGGAACTTTGGATCATACGACCCTTGGACCGCGAACGAATTTTGA
- a CDS encoding GNAT family N-acetyltransferase, whose product MTIRQETSKDYKDVFYLIEKAFRSEQYSDHKEQFLVERLRKSDAFIPELSLVAEVEGKIVGHILLTKLKIKNAADSFDSLALAPVTVLPEFQGIGIGGKLIAESHKRAKELGHESIVLLGHESYYPKFGYQRADKFEIELPFKVPKENCMVIELVENGLNGVSGMVEYPKEFNE is encoded by the coding sequence ATGACGATCAGACAAGAAACTTCTAAGGATTATAAAGATGTTTTTTACCTCATCGAAAAAGCGTTTAGATCTGAACAGTACAGTGACCATAAAGAACAGTTTTTAGTGGAGCGATTAAGAAAGTCGGATGCTTTTATTCCTGAACTTTCATTGGTAGCAGAAGTTGAGGGAAAAATTGTGGGACACATTTTACTTACAAAACTGAAAATTAAAAATGCGGCGGATTCATTTGACTCACTGGCTCTTGCTCCTGTTACTGTTTTACCGGAATTTCAGGGAATTGGGATTGGCGGGAAACTAATAGCGGAATCACACAAAAGGGCAAAAGAGTTAGGGCATGAATCAATCGTTCTTCTGGGTCACGAAAGTTATTATCCAAAATTTGGTTACCAGCGAGCGGATAAATTTGAAATTGAATTACCCTTTAAAGTGCCGAAGGAAAACTGTATGGTGATCGAACTTGTCGAAAATGGTTTGAATGGAGTGAGCGGAATGGTTGAATATCCTAAAGAGTTTAATGAATAA
- a CDS encoding CPBP family intramembrane glutamic endopeptidase: MQNTLSDNRETWNTIFVFLAIVTVLSSLFHYAIVNLYPSRIYIGGLMWCPAIAAIITLKLKKRPISSLPWNWGNWKYIRRSYFIPALYGLITYILIWILGFGSLADKEVITDWGKELGLIGIGTLNPAWIVIIAIILSGTVEVIRSSATTLGEEIGWRGFFIFELRKVLSFTGVSFFSGIIWATWHWPVIVYYGENVILELGTFYVVIIAMSFMMTYYTFKSKSLWPAVIFHAVSNVYIQKILPELTVKNEGTEHWLGEYGIMFAIVTCVFGIYFWRKAIKEKL; encoded by the coding sequence ATGCAAAATACTTTATCAGATAATAGAGAAACCTGGAATACAATCTTTGTTTTTTTAGCTATTGTTACTGTTTTGAGTTCTCTATTTCATTATGCAATCGTTAATTTATATCCTTCAAGAATTTACATCGGAGGCCTGATGTGGTGTCCTGCCATAGCTGCAATAATTACGTTGAAACTGAAAAAAAGACCTATTTCTTCGCTACCTTGGAATTGGGGAAATTGGAAGTATATTCGACGTTCATATTTTATTCCTGCTCTATATGGATTAATCACTTATATACTTATCTGGATTTTAGGATTTGGAAGTTTAGCAGATAAGGAAGTCATTACAGACTGGGGGAAAGAACTTGGTTTAATAGGGATAGGAACTTTAAATCCAGCCTGGATAGTTATAATAGCGATAATTTTATCAGGAACTGTTGAAGTGATAAGGTCGTCGGCAACAACTTTAGGTGAAGAAATAGGGTGGCGTGGTTTTTTTATTTTCGAATTAAGAAAGGTTCTTTCATTTACAGGGGTCTCATTTTTTAGCGGAATTATCTGGGCAACCTGGCACTGGCCGGTAATTGTATATTATGGAGAAAATGTAATCTTAGAATTAGGAACTTTTTATGTTGTGATTATTGCCATGTCATTTATGATGACCTATTACACATTTAAATCCAAAAGCCTCTGGCCCGCTGTAATTTTTCATGCAGTAAGCAATGTCTATATTCAAAAAATCTTGCCAGAGTTAACCGTTAAAAACGAAGGAACCGAACATTGGCTTGGTGAATACGGAATTATGTTTGCCATTGTTACCTGTGTTTTTGGAATTTACTTTTGGAGAAAAGCAATTAAGGAAAAATTGTAA
- a CDS encoding alpha/beta hydrolase-fold protein, whose protein sequence is MTRKLLSSIFTMMLLIGCQTDPGVNIETKKKIETFENLTVGTKQNITSAILNEERPIIISLPKDYENSNADYPVLYLTDGLQNIWHAIGTLEVLTRTGSAPPMIVVGIESTNRMRDFTLTANENITGSGGGKNFLAFIEKELIPYIESNYRTNDYRVLEGHSLGGLFTASTLMERPDLFSSFIIMSPSLWWNGEELTEKGKVFFKANPDLNKVMFFGIGTYESSPDYGMRKELKNFLDVIAENQPENLRFNRKEIDWEGHMSSVLLSNYYGLKYIFSDMAFEESLYENYTDEKFLKHENNIMDKYGKAAKQSAESYVSLASSLRQQERYSEAITVLKRSVTAYSFDVGLMNFLANTYEKNDDVDAAIETLKKAIATSKENNYNREEEFEDQIKRLLGEKGS, encoded by the coding sequence ATGACTAGAAAACTATTAAGTTCAATCTTTACAATGATGTTATTAATTGGATGTCAGACTGACCCAGGGGTTAATATTGAAACAAAGAAAAAAATTGAAACATTTGAGAATCTAACCGTTGGAACAAAGCAAAACATAACATCGGCTATTTTAAACGAAGAACGCCCCATAATAATTTCTTTACCAAAAGATTACGAGAACTCTAATGCTGACTACCCCGTTTTGTATTTAACAGACGGCCTTCAAAATATTTGGCATGCAATAGGAACATTGGAAGTACTTACAAGAACAGGTAGTGCACCACCCATGATTGTTGTTGGTATTGAAAGTACAAACAGGATGAGAGATTTCACCCTGACTGCAAATGAAAATATAACAGGAAGTGGGGGAGGAAAAAATTTTCTGGCATTTATTGAGAAAGAATTAATTCCATACATAGAGTCCAATTACAGAACAAATGACTACAGGGTATTGGAAGGACATTCTTTAGGTGGATTATTTACCGCCTCGACTCTAATGGAAAGACCTGATCTTTTCAGCAGTTTTATTATTATGAGCCCATCATTATGGTGGAATGGAGAAGAACTTACAGAGAAGGGGAAGGTGTTTTTCAAAGCCAATCCTGATCTGAACAAAGTGATGTTTTTTGGTATAGGGACTTATGAATCGTCACCTGATTACGGTATGAGAAAAGAACTGAAAAACTTTTTGGATGTCATTGCCGAAAATCAACCTGAGAATTTACGTTTCAATCGTAAAGAAATTGATTGGGAAGGGCATATGTCTTCTGTATTGTTATCAAACTATTACGGTTTGAAATATATTTTTTCGGATATGGCATTTGAAGAAAGCCTTTATGAGAATTATACCGATGAAAAGTTTTTAAAACACGAAAACAATATCATGGATAAATATGGAAAAGCTGCAAAGCAGTCAGCAGAATCTTACGTTAGTTTAGCATCATCATTAAGGCAACAGGAAAGATATTCGGAAGCAATTACGGTACTCAAAAGGAGTGTGACAGCTTATTCTTTTGATGTTGGTTTAATGAACTTTTTGGCCAACACGTATGAAAAGAACGATGATGTTGACGCAGCTATCGAAACTCTAAAAAAGGCAATAGCAACTTCTAAAGAAAATAATTACAACAGGGAAGAAGAGTTTGAAGATCAAATTAAACGGCTTTTAGGGGAAAAAGGGTCTTGA
- a CDS encoding GNAT family N-acetyltransferase codes for MIDFKKNIQSERVFLRPMQLDDFEGMVNLTTDSAMWYYFTADLSDAAILKKWIENAVNELHRKESLPFTIISPENGEIIGTTRIGNISRIHKRVEIGWTWIAKKYQGTGINGHVKKLLFDYLFKETDTLRIEFKTDVLNIPARKAMEKAGLTKEGILRSHTLMTNNRRRDTLYYSILKDEWKKK; via the coding sequence ATGATAGATTTCAAAAAAAATATACAATCCGAGAGGGTATTCTTAAGACCCATGCAACTAGATGATTTTGAAGGAATGGTTAATCTTACAACAGATTCAGCAATGTGGTACTATTTCACTGCTGACCTGTCGGATGCAGCGATTCTCAAAAAATGGATTGAAAATGCCGTGAATGAACTTCATAGAAAAGAATCTCTTCCTTTTACAATTATTAGTCCCGAGAATGGCGAAATCATTGGAACCACTCGTATAGGAAATATATCCAGGATCCATAAACGTGTTGAGATCGGATGGACCTGGATAGCTAAAAAATACCAGGGAACTGGGATAAACGGGCACGTAAAAAAGTTATTGTTTGACTACCTTTTTAAAGAAACTGATACACTAAGAATTGAATTTAAGACGGACGTATTGAATATTCCTGCGAGAAAGGCCATGGAAAAAGCAGGTCTCACAAAAGAAGGAATTCTACGAAGTCATACTTTAATGACAAACAACCGAAGACGTGATACGCTGTATTACAGCATTCTGAAAGACGAATGGAAAAAGAAATAA